In Clostridium sporogenes, one genomic interval encodes:
- a CDS encoding ATP-binding cassette domain-containing protein, with amino-acid sequence MIKLDIVKSLNHFHLQCKLNLGNEVVALQGSSGSGKTTILDCIAGIRTPDKGIIKIDNKIVFSSSENINLPIKDRHIGYLFQNYALFPHMTVEENILFGVKNQKNYDISYIKYITETFKIEHLKDRKPNEISGGEKQRVALARALAIKPNVLMLDEPFSALDKDTKEVVYKEFMEYKKKFRISIILVTHNSYEAELLADRSIIIHEGVLVKSKHAFNIV; translated from the coding sequence ATGATAAAACTGGATATAGTTAAAAGTTTAAATCATTTTCACTTACAATGTAAATTAAATCTAGGAAATGAAGTAGTTGCATTGCAAGGTTCTTCAGGGTCAGGAAAGACAACTATTTTAGATTGTATTGCAGGTATTAGAACTCCTGATAAGGGGATTATTAAGATTGATAATAAGATTGTTTTCTCTTCTTCGGAAAATATAAATTTACCAATAAAAGATAGGCATATAGGATATTTATTTCAAAACTATGCTTTGTTTCCTCACATGACTGTGGAAGAGAATATATTATTTGGAGTAAAAAATCAAAAAAATTATGATATAAGTTATATAAAGTATATAACTGAAACATTTAAAATAGAACATCTTAAAGATAGAAAGCCTAATGAAATATCAGGTGGAGAAAAACAGAGAGTAGCCTTAGCAAGAGCTTTAGCAATAAAACCTAATGTATTAATGTTAGATGAGCCATTTTCAGCACTGGACAAGGATACTAAGGAGGTTGTTTATAAAGAATTTATGGAATATAAAAAGAAGTTTAGAATAAGTATTATTTTAGTTACTCATAATTCTTATGAAGCAGAGTTGCTGGCGGATAGGTCAATAATTATTCATGAAGGAGTCCTTGTGAAGAGTAAACATGCTTTTAATATTGTGTAA
- the modB gene encoding molybdate ABC transporter permease subunit — protein sequence MILQPIILSLKVAFISTIFTFIFGILLARVITKFNFKGKDILESLIIMPMVLPPTITGYGLLILMSRRNFMGKFLYENFGITIIFTPVAACVAATIVSIPLMYQSAKAAFLNIDHIYENAARTLGASEWRIFFKISFPLAWPGIVSGSVLSFARALGEFGATLMVAGNIPGKTQTIPTAIYFAVDNGYTKVANTLLGVVVVFSFVLIFSLNTWLKKKDYKRLN from the coding sequence ATGATATTACAACCAATTATTTTATCGCTAAAAGTAGCTTTTATATCTACGATTTTTACCTTTATATTTGGTATATTATTAGCTAGAGTGATTACTAAGTTTAATTTTAAAGGAAAAGATATACTTGAGAGTTTAATTATTATGCCAATGGTTCTTCCACCAACAATTACAGGTTATGGATTGCTTATTTTAATGAGCAGGAGGAATTTTATGGGAAAATTTCTATATGAGAACTTTGGAATAACTATTATATTTACTCCAGTTGCAGCTTGTGTTGCAGCGACTATAGTTTCAATACCTTTAATGTACCAAAGTGCTAAAGCGGCATTTCTAAACATTGACCATATATATGAAAATGCAGCAAGAACACTTGGTGCAAGTGAATGGAGAATTTTTTTTAAGATAAGTTTTCCATTGGCATGGCCAGGTATAGTAAGTGGAAGTGTATTGTCCTTTGCAAGGGCATTAGGAGAATTCGGAGCAACTTTAATGGTTGCAGGGAACATACCCGGTAAAACACAGACTATACCTACTGCTATATATTTTGCTGTAGATAACGGATATACAAAAGTGGCAAATACACTTTTAGGGGTAGTTGTGGTATTTAGCTTTGTTTTAATATTTTCATTAAATACATGGTTAAAAAAGAAGGACTATAAAAGGCTAAATTAA